TTGCTCGACCACAGGGGTGTCGACCCGGCGTACACCACGAAGTTTCCGTCACTCTGCATGGCTGCAAGGTTCGCTGAGGTTCCCGTCGTGTTGCTGGACCACAACGCTCCCGGCGGCCCGTAGAGAACGAGGTTGCCGTCTCCTTGCATCGTCAAGGTGAACCGACCATCGCAAGACGTCTTGCTCTGTCCCGTCGCCAGGGACTGCCCGGAACCGAGCACACCGCAAGTTCCCCCTGTGCCACCGCTACTGGTACCGCCACTGCTCGTGCCGCCGCTGCTCGTGCCGCCGCTGCTCGTGCCACCACTGCTCGTGCCGCCGCTACTCGTGCCGCCGCTGCTCGTGCCGCCGCTGCTCGTGCCGCCGCTACTCGTGCCGCCGCTGCTCGTGCCGCCGCTGCTCGTGCCGCCGCTGCTCGTGCCGCCGCTGCTCGTGCCGCCGCTACTCGTGCCGCCGCTGCCTCCGCCGCCTTGCGCCGCAATGCCCGGAAACCCGGACGAACCCACGATGCCCCCATCGCCCGCGCTACCAGCGCTGCCACTGGATCCCTTCGGTCCAGGCCCTGAATCGTCGTGGGCACACCCTTGCGCCGACACCAACACCAGGGCGCTGAGCAGCGCGAGCTCGTCTCGGGTCAACATGTATCCGCTTGCAGGGAGTGTATCAGACTCCTCGAGGCACGCCGGGCCACGTGAAAACGACCTCGATTCAACTCTGGTATGCTGACCCAGTGGCGAAGAGCCTGTGGCTACTCAGCAAGGACGCCTACCGGATTTTCGCAGACCGTGGTGCGCGCCTGCTCTCCGCTAGCATCGCCTTCTACGCCCTGTTGTCGGTTGGCCCGATCCTGATCATCGCGGTGTGGGTGGCCTCCCTCTTCGTCGAATCGGCGTCCCTGCAGCGAACGCTACACACGGAGCTGACCGGCTGGGTTGGGGCACAGGGCGCAACGACCCTCGTCACCCTGGCGCAGCCCAAGCACCTGGCCAGCATGTCGACGGGAACGGGTCTCTTGGGCATCGCCGTACTGATCTACGCCTCCACGCGGCTCTTCGCGCAGCTCACGCGCGCGCTGGATCTGCTCTGGAATGCGTCGCCGCTGCCGAAGCCCGAGGCGTGGGCCGGACGCGTGCTGGCGCAAGTGAAGAAGCGAGCCTTCGCCTTCTCGATGGTGCTGCTCGTGGGGTTGTTGCTCATCGTCACTACTGGAATTCATGCGGCC
The DNA window shown above is from Polyangiaceae bacterium and carries:
- a CDS encoding YihY/virulence factor BrkB family protein, with translation MAKSLWLLSKDAYRIFADRGARLLSASIAFYALLSVGPILIIAVWVASLFVESASLQRTLHTELTGWVGAQGATTLVTLAQPKHLASMSTGTGLLGIAVLIYASTRLFAQLTRALDLLWNASPLPKPEAWAGRVLAQVKKRAFAFSMVLLVGLLLIVTTGIHAALAAMRQNLHLDVSFGVRLLEAAASFLTTVVLFFVIFRVLPRTRVRTMDALVGSAVTALLFTLGSLAVTAYVSHRDVSVYGAASAIVMLMLWAHYNAHAFFLGAAFTAAHANRREKQP